In Desulfovibrio sp. ZJ209, one genomic interval encodes:
- a CDS encoding SMP-30/gluconolactonase/LRE family protein gives MKECVCVVLLLWGLLGAPVLPARAAGPVPVPPAEQAVPLETAQEWLTVSPKNDILEGAIFDGEGNLLFCDVSRRAVLRLTPEKALSTLAKVPGMGAGGLALHKDGRIFMAALDLGRKTGGVLAWSPTTGAFETIVPPEAGYWPNDLVFAPDGGFYFSDFRGSATDPAGGVYHVSPDFKTVTPVIPRLAQANGVALSPDGKTLWATEFAANRLHRAQLEGPATVSPIGSAVPYHFTGPAPDSMRVDSQGNVYVALYGQGRVLCFDPNGIPVRQVLLPGRDEGKNLLSTSLAIDPAASELFIVTSNEAVDEPALVFKAGALAPGLAPAMQSGKE, from the coding sequence ATGAAAGAGTGCGTCTGCGTCGTGCTGCTCCTGTGGGGGCTTCTCGGCGCGCCCGTCCTGCCGGCCCGCGCGGCGGGCCCGGTGCCCGTGCCGCCGGCCGAGCAGGCCGTGCCGCTTGAAACCGCCCAGGAATGGCTCACGGTCTCGCCGAAAAACGACATCCTCGAGGGCGCCATTTTTGACGGCGAGGGCAACCTGCTCTTTTGCGACGTGAGCCGGCGCGCTGTGCTGCGGCTCACGCCGGAAAAGGCGCTCTCCACACTCGCGAAAGTGCCGGGCATGGGCGCGGGCGGCCTCGCCCTGCACAAGGACGGGCGGATCTTCATGGCCGCGCTCGACCTTGGGCGGAAAACCGGCGGCGTGCTCGCGTGGTCGCCCACGACGGGCGCGTTCGAGACCATCGTCCCCCCCGAGGCCGGCTACTGGCCCAATGACCTCGTGTTCGCGCCGGACGGCGGCTTCTATTTTTCCGATTTCCGGGGCAGCGCCACGGACCCGGCCGGCGGCGTGTACCACGTCTCGCCGGATTTCAAAACCGTCACCCCGGTCATCCCGCGCCTCGCCCAGGCCAACGGCGTGGCCCTCTCCCCGGACGGCAAGACCCTCTGGGCCACGGAGTTCGCCGCCAACCGGCTGCACAGGGCGCAGCTTGAAGGGCCGGCCACGGTGTCGCCCATCGGCTCGGCCGTGCCCTACCACTTCACCGGACCGGCGCCGGACTCCATGCGCGTGGACAGCCAAGGCAACGTCTATGTGGCGCTCTACGGGCAGGGGCGGGTGCTCTGCTTCGACCCGAACGGCATCCCGGTGCGGCAGGTCCTGCTCCCGGGAAGGGACGAGGGCAAGAACCTGCTCTCCACGAGCCTCGCCATCGACCCGGCCGCTTCGGAACTTTTCATCGTCACGAGCAATGAGGCCGTGGACGAGCCCGCGCTGGTCTTCAAGGCCGGCGCGCTCGCGCCGGGGCTGGCGCCGGCAATGCAATCCGGCAAAGAATAA
- a CDS encoding aldo/keto reductase, with amino-acid sequence MLYRTLGKTGEKVSVLGYGCMRLPTVGNDYAKVDDAAALRLVRHAVDNGVNYIDTSWPYHSADPLKEGTSEPFVGKAVKEIGRDKVFVATKLPIWAVNSREDMDKFLDAQLRSLQTDHIDFYLVHNIMELTWYNVVRLGLADFLDKAKQSGKVRHVGFSYHDTPALLEKVLGYYDFEFHQNIVNYRDTNFQAGMPGVRRSHGLGLGIIAMEPVMGGFLANHLPKEALDIFAATGASRSPAAWALRWVWDQPEVSILLSGMSDMAQVEENLRLSDEADTPLTADELSAIDQVVALLKQKDEIPCTECNHCHCPHGVFISCCFSMYNSTKEFDLAQIPISEHSYGLVLKNTPQEAARCNDCGLCSWQCPQGIDIPTQLRKVARRFADSRAGW; translated from the coding sequence ATGCTTTACCGCACACTGGGCAAGACGGGCGAGAAGGTTTCCGTGCTGGGCTACGGCTGCATGCGGCTCCCCACAGTGGGCAACGACTACGCCAAGGTGGACGACGCCGCTGCCCTCAGGCTTGTGCGCCATGCCGTGGACAACGGCGTCAACTACATCGACACGAGCTGGCCCTACCACAGCGCGGACCCGCTCAAGGAGGGCACGAGCGAGCCCTTCGTGGGCAAGGCCGTGAAGGAGATCGGCCGGGACAAGGTCTTCGTGGCCACCAAGCTGCCCATCTGGGCCGTGAACAGCCGGGAAGACATGGACAAATTCCTCGACGCGCAGCTCAGGAGCCTGCAGACCGACCATATCGACTTCTACCTCGTCCACAACATCATGGAGCTCACGTGGTACAACGTTGTCCGGCTCGGGCTCGCGGACTTTCTCGACAAGGCGAAGCAGAGCGGCAAGGTGCGGCACGTGGGCTTTTCCTACCATGACACGCCGGCCCTGCTCGAGAAAGTGCTCGGCTATTATGATTTCGAGTTTCACCAGAACATCGTCAATTACCGCGACACCAACTTCCAGGCCGGCATGCCCGGGGTGCGGCGCTCGCATGGCCTCGGGCTCGGCATCATCGCCATGGAGCCGGTCATGGGCGGCTTTTTGGCCAACCACCTGCCCAAGGAGGCGCTGGACATCTTCGCGGCCACGGGCGCAAGCCGCTCGCCGGCGGCCTGGGCGCTCCGCTGGGTGTGGGACCAGCCCGAGGTGAGCATCCTCTTAAGCGGCATGAGCGACATGGCCCAGGTGGAGGAAAACCTGCGCCTCTCGGACGAGGCAGACACGCCGCTCACGGCGGACGAGCTCTCGGCCATTGACCAAGTCGTGGCGCTGCTGAAACAGAAAGACGAAATCCCCTGCACGGAATGCAACCACTGCCATTGCCCGCACGGGGTGTTCATTTCCTGTTGTTTTTCCATGTACAACAGCACGAAGGAATTTGACCTGGCGCAGATCCCCATCTCCGAGCACAGCTACGGCCTCGTGCTGAAAAACACCCCGCAGGAGGCCGCGCGCTGCAACGATTGCGGGCTCTGCTCCTGGCAGTGCCCGCAGGGCATCGACATCCCCACGCAGTTGCGCAAGGTGGCCCGGCGTTTCGCCGACAGCCGGGCCGGCTGGTAG